The Mercenaria mercenaria strain notata chromosome 6, MADL_Memer_1, whole genome shotgun sequence genome contains the following window.
actgacctataaTTATTTGGATCACATTTACTAACAAAACAATCCCATCTCATCAGACTAGGCTATTGTTGGTCACAGTCACTAAAAAGagttgtcactattagtgacaaatgcccccgagtattttaaaatcccttgagtTTTGACCGTACAAGAAACAGGCCATGTTTACGTCTAACCTTTTAagcgtgacctttgaccttagtgctaggggtctgggtcttgcgcacgacactatTATTGGGAACTTTTTtcccaagtaatttcaaaatcccttgatgaatggcagagttatggaccggacacggaatATACCctgtaaacctttgacctctgtgactttgaccttggagctaggggtcttagttttgcgcatgacacgttgtctcattatgatgaccatttatgccaagttatttcaaaattcctttacggatggcagagttacagcccggacaagaatttacacggacgcacgtaCACACAGACGAACTGCGATTTGAAGGtgggcataaaaaacaaacagGGTCATTAACTGGCCATATGCAACCATCCAATGAAATTTGACGGCTGTATGCCACACTTTTTTCtagttaatttaaatttaatttgcgaGCCTTTATGTTACTATGACCATGACCTTCTGATCCGAAAACAAAACGAGTCACCTActtaccacaggcaatcattcaaCGACACATTCCAGCGGAAGTTATTATtcgaaaactattttcagtctcggGGAGGTTACAGTGAACTTTACTGTTAGCCAGCTGAGAAGAATAACTACATACTTTAAAGTTCAAAGTTATACTGACATGGAGTGGACATCActttgattttcatatttacCTACGTTAGAGCTGACCTGGTCCAGTTTGTTCTTTGTGTTTAGTCCGGTCATAAACATTCTTACAATATTACTCATAAACCCTGTTCCGCCTATCTTTACATCTATAGTGTTGTTAcctgaaaaaaaggtaaaaaataatataaatatatcttaaattaCTCGTTCACGGATAAACGTAAATTCAGCTCATTTTGCAAAAGACTGACATGAATTTACTTTTGATGATAGCGGTTTCTGAAATTGATTATGCTTATCTCTGATAGTTTAGGTAACAAAGTGAAATTGATTTCTATTATTTCAACAAACATTTTCCTTGTCTTTTTACTTTCTCATCCATACCAAAGGAATTAAATTGTACCTAGAATTTAAATCAATGTAAAACGATATTTTGTACAgaaaaatagaattcaaaattaGTTGTAATAATTGATTAGTAACAAACGGTAGCTGTTAGCATAGTTTGAGTGCCCATATACTGTTTATGGTACATTACAAAAAATTAACCCGCCTTGGAAACTAGACTGGTGTTCGGTGGTGGGAGGGGTAGACGTTTGTTTCCTCATGTGCTTAATTTTGACAAGTAACTGTGTTCTAACTGAAAACAAATCATCAGAAGACAAAAAAACATCCATCCGCAAAATGCTACATGTAAGGTCATGTTACTCCTATGAACTTCTATCAAAACCCAGACAGGAGCTATAGAGGTAAAGGAAGACCAGATAAGAATCTCTATGTAGACTATGTATAGTagtcaaagggccataactcagtgaAACAACATCCAACCGCACGCACATATGCATGATATGGATCATTCGTCGATTGCACAGAGAAAGAAGTTCTGTACTGTACAAATCTTAATAAGAAATAACAATTAAGGAACACAGATCGACATAAATATTCAGAGTAAAACATGCTTGGAACACATGAATGTATACAAAACCACACTTCAAAGTAACCATTGTTGTGATTTTTTATCGAAATCGAACCAACGTTTGAAAACGGATCTACATGACTCACAGACATGAtttctatgaatattttatataaagaaatcAAACTGTAAAACAGTTGAATTTAAGCAACTATGTATAGTTTTGTTTGTTCCGTTACATTACTTTcaaattcaaactatattatAGATAACGGGGTCAAATTTTTTGATAACCAGGACGGATAAATAGTCACACAGATGCACAGTTTagtgaaaaacaatatatatccCGTTAGTAGCGGAGATGAAATAAACTTTTCTTGGTGATTAAGGTGTCAGCTGCTCAACCGGAAGGTCGTGGATTTGTGCACCGCTAGAGTCTTTGGACACGACTGCACTGTACAGATTTTCCAGAGGCGATCTAAATATTCTGAaggctttcatcacaatcaagcttaCTTTTTAGTATAAACTTACAACATAAAGTATAAGTAataactaagtatacctgtttgcCTGTAATCAACCCTGCTGTGTGTGCGAATTATGTTTAACACCGTGTATAATATATCTCCGACGAGGAAGACCAGGCCTGCAAGTACAGCTCTAGCAATTATAAGTAAAGATCCCTTGCcctgaaatacatttttttgtttaacaaaatgttaCGATAGGAAAATTGGTAAGCGAACaaaataaatggatttcattGTAACTTTAAGATGAAcaacttatcatgctggacacgactgattctgcctttgcgaccagtgtagatcatgatcaacctgcacacctaagatctgcactgttcaccaatCAGTCGATATCTTTTTGGTGAGTaacctttttaacagttaatggtagagtccaaattgaaagattgacaagttcattatagaaatttagtagggtaagggttaataactaAAAGGTTGGTAGCAGGAAgctaattaaaattaattataaatttaacattaaaagtccaattttgaaaagtatttccactgttaatttcagtaattttggACATCTAAATGTTTTTCAACTTGCTATTATATCAACTTTTTTTCGATTTTTATAACGTTATCACAAATATACTGTTATAATGCAAACTAAGttataaaaaactgaaaaaaaattaattatattgttttaaaatgttcatgGCAAATAACTTATCACCGAGATTTCcataaaaaaaagacatttttgcgGCCATAAAAAGAAAGCGCGTAGATATCTGTAAAATGAAATCAGGTAACATCTCTATCAGTTTATGatacacatgtattttttttatctagttattttcaaaaatccaTGTTACAGAACTTAATCAAACAGTAGCTAATTAATTTGTCTATCAATTTACTTGTACTTACCAGTTTCTTACGCTCCGACTTCATCAACTTTGCACTTGTTGGAAATATAACATGGTCGGCTTCTATCTTCTTCAGAGGTAGCAGCACCCTCTTTCTCTTAAAAGGAAATAAGAAATGTAAGGAAACCGCCTTCCTTGCCTggtgccctttctcaatagcatcgtgcTTTCCTTTACTGTGTTTTagtatgtatgtgtagcattctatcgaaatcggcatgttcctatcacaTGATAGGTAAAATTGGCCGCTGCGTATGAATTTTATGTCTCGAAAAGGactaaattcagcgggttgtatttaatgaaGTGAAGCtgtcttatataaaagttaacatcccttttttctttttcttatataatagttctttatgggaatataagtctctgaaaatctgatctGCTAatgaaaatgtcgaaaaaaatgACAGGAAAAGCCACATTTGCAGAACGCAGTCAATAAGAACAATGTAACTTTGCAACACGGAGGTCAgttaattaacctttaccctgctaaatttctaaaatggactggtctgtcattcaatttagacaataccatttattattcgaaggggtgttcactgaaaatttactgaatgaatagcaaacagtgcaggctgatcttggtctgcactggtcgcaaaggcagaatctcctgccgccagcaggctaaaggttaatctaaCCCGTAATCGTCAGCAATATTATCCTCGGTGTTCTCTATGATGTACCATTTGGCTCGAACCTGATCTGCAGTCTTCTGTTCTTCCTGCAGAGTTAACCATTTAGCCCCCATAATCAAGAAAGATaataattagcatattaccttgAATTTCCTACGAGCATCAATCTTTCTAAAGTAGGATGTAATGTAGATATTGTCAAAACGGATATCATGTGTGAACTTCTTGTTATATTTGTACGCACTGGAAGAAACAGTAAATgaattcaacatatgaaaataaataaatacatccatttaaaaatcaataaatgcGGCGTGATTTGGAactaaacatttttgaaaatggaaTTTTAGGGGAAAAACGATAGTGGGCACTTTCTGTTGCAACCTAGTATATATCCAGCTGGAACCCAATATTTCCAAATCGCTTCTCTCAAAATTTCGGCTATCTCGAGGATGTTTTCAAATCCTGACCAGAACACACACtgctaaaaataacattttgtcaATGAGTCGAATTTCAGTTATCTCGAAGTATTACTATTCAACATTGTTTCAGTCGTGTAACGGGGACAAGCGCTCCTGTATTCTGTAcaagtactaacctgttctccgcatatATCGaagtgaaggacgaatgatttcagacaaaatatttatcaaagcGTTAAGGAGAACAAACGTTCTGCCCGGGGATCGCACTCACGACCCAGGGATCCGTATATCTACGCTGtacttattgagctaagcgggcgggctgcacgtgtatgtgaaaaatattattactGGCAACAAACCTTATTATAACCAGGAGGAAAGTGAAGCCAAGTAAACGCTTGAGCAGAGTCATCAAAAAGTTCACCCACTTCCGGCCTTGCTTGAAACTATGCATTGTATTACTGCGCATCTCTTCTACCGACGTGTAGTCAACGTCGTCTTTGCCTTTGACAACCTAACATTAtcaattataaaattaaatttaaacaacgTTGATAATTTCCTGTACTGCAGACAATGTTAATAGTCTATGAAATTCGACATTGGTCTACGTAATATTCTGGGGCCAAAGCGAACGTTTTATGTTGTATGTATGCCATTTATGTTACGTTCTAAAAAAACCTTCGGGCACCAGAAAATGCATCTGTTTAAACTATAATTATAAGTATTTTAGTTGCTATAAATTGAATACGGGATGCTGCTTTATATCCAGTACcattttaatatagaaaaaaaacttgaacttgtaattatataattataattgaatCCGCGTGATCAATGCTGTATTAACAAGGCAGtgtgaaagacagctaaatcccccgcctcTGTTATGGatggtgaaagggtaaacctttgaccctgagctgtgaccttgaccttgaactgacatggctgactcatgaaatgtgcacatcgtcttgataaggtaattatttgacccaagtttcatgaaaatccttcgaggggtttagaagatacagagctcaaacctttgaccttgagttgtgaccttgaccttgagttgacatggctgactcatgagttcttgatgaggtgatcatgagatccaagtttgatgaaaatccttgaagggttttaggagatacagggtggacacaaaattgaaggctcaaaccttagaccctaaggtgtgaccttgaccttaaacctgcatggctgactcataagttctgcacatcatcttgatgaggtgatcacttgacacaggtttcatatgaatccttcaaggggattaggagatacagagtggacacaaaatgaaagactcaaacctttgaccctgagttgcgaccttgaccttgtcccaacatggctgactcataagttctgcacatcctcttgatgagttgatcatttgacccaagtttcatgaaaatccttcaaggggtttaggagatataaagcggacacaaaatggaaggctcaaaactttgaccctaagttatATGTGAgttctgcacgttgtcttgatgagatgatcatttgatccaagcttcatgaaaatccttcaaggggtttaggagatatggagcggacacgaaagtgttacggacagacggacggaagggcggacggagaccattcctataaccccacaccactcgtggcgggggattaacaaagaCGCAAATATACATTCGCTGGAAAAAAGTGTAATATACGATTTACCTGGACCACATTGTCAATATTGTCAATACACAAATTTGCCAAGAACAAATTAACCTTATTGTTCCGGCAAGCGGAATAATGGAAAATCTGTATAATCCAGTAGGATAAACTTCAATATTTTCttactgaaaaaaatgatataataaattaaattaaagttaTCTCCTTAAAAACGTTGCTTTTTATAAAGATCAGATTGACCGTTTATCAGCTGACGTCACGATTTTAATCAGAGTGGACAATTCTATATTAACGAGAACAAAATGAATCAGACCTTATATTGCATTTTCACTTTAAATCCTTCGTCCATGTCCTCGACAGATTCCTCGGATTTCTTATACATTTTTCCAAAGGAGGGTCTGATGACGTCACTAGGTTTACATTCGCCACCGAGCGCTTTTCCAAGAGCTgaaaaaaatcaaggtcaatgtTAGGccaaatctgaaataaaaatggaTTAACCGTGGACTTTTTAAAATTGCCTTTCACAATTCTACGAAGTAGTGAAGACTTACTTACGTGCATCTGCTATTGCCAGAAGCAGCGTAGCAGTTTTGCATGCCATCACTTTTCTACTGATATGGGTCCGTATTCACCAACGTTTAAAGCTTGAAACTGAGATTTGATAACGGCAAAATTTcgatttaaaattaatgctgcaCAAATGAAATTTATCTGTTTATAACTGCAGAATACACTTTCATGCAAcgttttatttgtctgttttaaTTTAACAATGTAAGAATTACAATATTTAACAGTCAAAGTTTAAGATTTACAACGTTGATGAATACGAGCccagaaaattattttctacgTTAAGGTTCTTATATCTGATTATACAACCAGCAACCATTTTCTACTGTGACCTTATAAAATgaggaaaatatttttctgtgaATCAACACAgcatttttctatctttatattACAGAATCGGCGCAGAAATTTCCTACTATGATATTACAGAAAGAACACAGCAATTTTCTTCCACAAAATCACAGAATCAACACAGCAATTTTCTTCCACAAAATTACAGAATCAACTACACAGCAATTTTTCTACCACAAAATCACAGAATCAACACAGCAATTATCTTCCACAAAATTACAGAATCAACTACACAGCAATTTTTCTTCCACAAAATCACAGAATCAACACAGCAATTTTCTTCCACAAAATCACAGAATCAACACAGcaatttttttccacaaaattaCAGAATCAACTACCCAGCAATTTTTCTTCCACAAAATCACAGAATCTTTCAAATTTCTTCTGTGATATTATAAGATTCAGGCAAAAAAGTTTCTACTGTGAGGTAACAGATCTATAGACGTGTAATTTTCTAGTAAGGAAACATCAAACTTACGCTCAACAATCCGACATAACCATCCCACATTGACAAGCTTACATAAGAACTTGTCCAGCGGAGATGgtattacatttttacatctatCCTCCAGGCGGCTGAACACTTTTCTACATTCTTTTATAGCTTTGTTGTATATATCTatgaaaaaacagaaacaaaagtGTCTCACCAAACGAAAGAAGATAATATCTGTAGAATGGATTGATACACCCCAAAGAGTAATCATTGCAtcttaaaaagtacaaaattcagAATTCAAAGACCGAAATATGAAGATAATACTCCATTTAAGAGTGAATTTTCCTATAACATTTCactgaattccagccagtggttactgtggaatactccggacaagactGCATTGTGTTATTGCCGGGTATACTAATGcagaataatcaaagggcaataactgatTGAAAAATTTATTTCGGAACGACCAAGTAGATAATACGCGCATCTCATCTTATGGACGTAGCCTTTGTCTGAAAATGTCTAaaagataataacatttttatgagAGAAAGTTTGTAAAAACAAATACGGGAAAATATATTTTGGAGAGGGAATGGTCTTGGTCCCCAAGACGACTCAAAAACCACAGTATGTTATCTCATAAGGGCTGATTAATTTGAAAATCAAGTTCGATCGTTTTAAATATGTGAATCAGATACGTGTACACATACCttcacattcaaacttgaccttctttttatatttattttccacTTTTTTGGACTGGTCATCATTTGGTCCGCCCTTGGTCTCCGCCTCTATTTTACCTGCACGGTCTATCTTACCACCTTCTTTTTGGTCTTGCTCGATGGTCCCAGCCTCCATTTCCGCAACATTTTTATCACCATTgatctgaaaacaaaacacaagtCTTTTAATCGTATTATGTGGAAGGGGACCTGGAGAGGTGTTACGTGTTTAAAATGTTCCGTAAAATTTCATCCAATTCATACATGCGCACAATGATGACGcatgtaaaatgatttaatgaaataaactttaataataGTATAACCTTATTGAATAACTTGCTGGTCAAAAGTCAGAACTATAGCCCGCCGTCCAAAAAGACCGAAGGCCGACATTTTTTACTGTTAAACTGGAAGCC
Protein-coding sequences here:
- the LOC128557660 gene encoding E3 ubiquitin-protein ligase DCST1-like isoform X2, yielding MFLGFPFGAVLGYGLYRMIVLPMALTEETRNVLGAMLVFGISAGYSLSVYFRCVCILLIPTFMGKAGRSYLGAYAVVFLIAGPIENIVDNAQDITRSLTCAAQLSANHTKAKWKFRLQPVGNVMKDMAEEGWMLNKLGKKVNEAFIPIKAEINGDKNVAEMEAGTIEQDQKEGGKIDRAGKIEAETKGGPNDDQSKKVENKYKKKVKFECEDIYNKAIKECRKVFSRLEDRCKNVIPSPLDKFLCKLVNVGWLCRIVEPLGKALGGECKPSDVIRPSFGKMYKKSEESVEDMDEGFKVKMQYKVVKGKDDVDYTSVEEMRSNTMHSFKQGRKWVNFLMTLLKRLLGFTFLLVIISAYKYNKKFTHDIRFDNIYITSYFRKIDARRKFKRKRVLLPLKKIEADHVIFPTSAKLMKSERKKLGKGSLLIIARAVLAGLVFLVGDILYTVLNIIRTHSRVDYRQTGNNTIDVKIGGTGFMSNIVRMFMTGLNTKNKLDQVSSNVECLPRPVALDKIYYGYVFGVYLLIWTLVLLDAYGLRLRKVIAAFFYRKREKQRILYLYNTMLKKRKCFLQDMRRKVKRKAKKMDLSARSGLMYSLGRQCPGLCGCLTRTSAGRDKCLICEEKLKKDFKKCDKDDCKFVYCRECWHDIKKTCYACMPLEEFSATDSDSMTDDDKDDDEI